The sequence below is a genomic window from Rhizobium gallicum bv. gallicum R602sp.
CGCCGATATTGACGCATGCATCGACCAGGCCAGGCGTTGCGACGAGACCGCTGCAGTCGCGAACCGTGGCACCCTCCGGCGCCCCCTGGTTCTGCGCATCCTTTCCGGCTGCCGCAATCATGCCGTCCTTGACGATGATCGTGCCGATCTCATCGAGATTGCGCGAAGGATCGATAATGCGAACATTCTTGAGAACGATCGAGTTCATCATGCCCGCGGCCCCCGGTTCTGAGACACAAGCAAAGTCTCCATCACCGCCATGCGCACCGCGACCCCCATTTCCACCTGTTCGGCAATCACGCTCTGCGGTCCATCCGCCACCTCGGATGAGATCTCCACCCCGCGGTTCATCGGCCCCGGATGCATCACCAGCGCGTCGTCCTTGGCAGCTTTCAGAGTTTCCGCATCAAGCCCATAGAAATGGAAATATTCCCGCACCGAAGGCACGAAGGCGCCGGACATCCGCTCGCGCTGGAGGCGCAGCATCATAACCACCTCGGCGTCCTTCAGCCCTTCCTTCATCGAGTGGAAGACCTCGACGCCCATCTCCGCGATGCCGGCTGGAAGCAGCGTCGCCGGTGCGACGACACGGACCCGCGCGCCCATGGCATTCAGAAGCAGGATGTTCGAGCGCGCCACCCGCGAATGGAGCACGTCGCCGCAGATCGCCACGATGATGCGCGACAGCCTGCCCTTGGCGCGGCGGATCGTCAGCGCGTCGAGCAGCGCTTGCGTCGGATGCTCGTGCTGGCCGTCGCCGGCATTGACCACCGAGCAGGAGACCTTTTGCGCCAGGAGTGCGGCGGCACCGGCGCTCGAATGGCGGATCACCAGCACGTCCGGGCGCATCGCATTCAGCGTCATCGCCGTATCGATCAGCGTTTCGCCCTTCTTCACCGAGGAATTGCCGACCGACATATTCATGACGTCGGCGCCAAGGCGCTTTCCGGCGAGTTCGAAGGAGGCTTGCGTCCGTGTCGAGGCTTCGAAGAAGAGGTTGATTTGCGTCAGGCCGCGAAGGGTCGATGTCTTCTTCTCGCGCTGCCGGCTGATCTTGACGGCCTCATCCGCCTTGTCGAGCAGGTAGGTGATATCCTGCTCCGTGAGGCCTTTTATGCCGATGAGGTGGCGGTGGGGAAAGAAGACCATGAACCTGCCTCTTGCTGTGTCACGCGCTCTATAATGAGTGGCGCGGTGAGGGGCAAGCATGTGCTGCCGACAAAGGCTTACGTCCCCATGCAATTTTGTCGTAAATCGGCTAGAGCTGAAGCGGGAAAGCTCGAACTTCCGCTTTCCCTTTGCCGGTCTCTTGCACTAGAAGCGAACCATGACATCCGCTGAAGAAAAACTTGCCGAGCTGAACCAGCCAAGTCTCTGGTCCGGCATCAATGCCTACCGGTCCGATCCGCTGATCGTCGACTTGACGGCGGCGCTGCCGCGCGGCACGCGCGAGGACCTGGAAAACATGGGCCGCTACGTGACCTCGCCGGAGGCACAGGAGCTGGCGCGCATGGCAAACCAGGGTACGCCGCAGCTTCGCACCCATGGCCCGCGCGGCGAGCGTCTGGATGTCGTCGAGTTTCACCCGGCATGGCATGCACTGATGCGCCGCTCGATGTCCGTCGGCCTGCATTCCTCAGTCTGGGATCCACAGGCCGATGCCGACGCCAAGGATCAGGCGCACAAGATCCGTGCGGCCCGCTTTTACCTGACTGCCCAGCTCGAATCCGGCCACCTTTGCCCGCTGACGATGACGAGCGCTTCGGTGGCAGCACTCTCCGCTTCGCCTGCCGTGCAGAAGGATTGGGCGCCGAAGATCCTCTCGCGCAAATATGATTCGTCGAACAAGCCAGCCATGCAGAAATCTGCCGTGACGATCGGCATGGGCATGACGGAAAAGCAGGGCGGCACCGACGTTCGCTCCAACAAGAGCACGGCCGAAAAGGTCAGCGAAGGCATTTACCGCCTGTCGGGCCACAAATGGTTCATGTCGGCGCCGATGAGCGATGCCTTCATCATGCTGGCGCAGACGAAGGAAGGCATGGGCTGCTTCCTGGTTCCGCGCCTGCTGGAAGACGGTTCGGCCAATGGCCTGCGATTCCAGCGCCTCAAGGACAAGGTCGGCAACCGCTCGAACGCCTCCTCCGAAGTCGAGTTCAGCGACACCTTCGGCTTCCTGCTTGGCGGCGCGGATGCAGGCATCCGCACGATCCTCGACATGGTGACGTTGACGCGTCTTGACTGCGCGCTTGCCTCGTCTGGTATCATGCGTGCCTCGCTTGCCGAAGCCGTGCACCACACCCGCGGCCGCACCGTCTTCGGAAAGATGCTCGTCAACCAGCCGATCATGACCCGCGTGCTGGCCGATATGGCGCTCGACGTCGCGGCCGCAACGGCTCTGTCCTTCCGCCTCGCTGATGCTTTCGACAAGGCCCGCGGCAATGCGGAAGAGGCTGCCTACGCCCGCGTCATGACGCCGGTTGCGAAATACTGGTGCTGCAAGATCGCGCCGGCGCTGATCTATGAGGCAATGGAATGCATCGGCGGCAGCGGCTACATCGAGGAACGCCCGATCGCCCGCCACTACCGTGAAGCCCCGGTCAACGCCATCTGGGAAGGCTCGGGCAACGTGATGGCGCTCGATGTGCTGCGTGTGCTGACGCGCGGCAAGGATCTCTTCGAAACGGTGTTCACCGGCCTTGCCCGCGATCTCGGCCCGGCCGGCAAGAAGACGATCGACGTCCTTCGCGCCGCAATGGCGCTTTGCGAACGGGACGAGGGCGCGGCCCGTCTGCTGGTTGAACAGCTTGCGCTCGCCGCCGCTGCTGCCGAACTCTACCGCCTCGGTGCCGGCCGCATCGCCGACGCCTTCATCGAGACGCGCCTCGCAGGCGGCTGGCGCGCGACCTACGGCATGCTCGATTCCCGCTTCGACGCGACCTATATCGTGGACCTGCTCTATCCGCCGGCAGGTTAGGGCAAGATAACAGCCTGGGGTACTTGCGCATGGGTTTGAAATCTCGATCGTGAGGCAGCAGGCCGTGACCGCTGCCACAGTTCGTCCATGGCCTTGCGCTGTGCCCGGCGCTGGATGATCTTGCAGGGCTTCCTCGATGGTTCCTTTCTTCGTCGGCAAGCCTTTGAGGCGCATTGCCTGTTCCCTCCGCTCGTCGTCGGTGTCCACATTGGTTTGCATGTTGGCCGCATGTGTATCTTTGGCCGGATTACGCATTCGTCCATTTCAAACAATATCCCCAGGCTTTCCGAGGCCTGCCCATTGTCGGCAAGCAAAGGGTTGGCTACTCACCGCATAGTGACAGGCTGGGCGATCCGATATGTTGAATGAATGCGCGGTTCTTGAAGCTCTTCCGCAGGCTGCAAGCGAAGCCGATAAGCGCGTCCGCGACCGCGGTGCGACCGAAAAGGCGATCCTCAGGGCGGCCAAGGCGCTGCTCTCGGAAGAGGGGTTCCAGAATTTCGGCATTAACGCGGTTGCCCGCCGGGCCGGATGCGACAAGCAGCTGATCTATCGCTATTATGGCGGCCTGGACGGCCTTGTCGAAGCGATCGGCTCCGATCTCGGCACCTGGGTCAGGGACCGCATTCCGGAAGATACCGGCGGCATGTTTCTGCTCACCTACGGCGATCTCATGGAGCGGCTGGCGTTGCTTTTCCTCCAGGCGCTTCGCGATGACCCGCTGATGCGCCGCATCGTCGCCTGGGAAGTCTCGGAGAATACGGAGCAGGTGAGGCGGCTGGCCGAATCCCGCTCGAAGGCGCTGTCGCAATGGCTGGAGCGCATGAAGGGCTCGCTGGCGCCGCCGAAGGGCGTCGATGCCGCCGCCGTCAACGCAATTCTCATTGCCGCGATTCAGCACCTCGTGCTCTCGGCTTCGGCAGGCGGCCAGTGTGTGGGGCTTGCGCTGAAGACCCCCAAGGATTGGGAAAAAGCCGCAACCGCTTTGAAGCGCATCGTTCGCGGCGTTTACGGCTGACGCGGCTTCGTGTCATCCACAGGCGGCGGCTCGCCCGTTAACCTTAACGAATGGTTTACATTGCACCCTGCGGGTTAACGCGACAGGGTATCCGCAGTCTAAAACTTAGCTGTCGGAATCATGGGAACCAAAGCTGCCAAAGCCATGCTGCTCTTTGCCGCGATGATGTTTTTCGCGGTGCTTGCGCTGGATATCGCCGTGCCTGCACTGGTTTTGAGCGTCATGGCATTGTCGACATGGGCGGTCACTCCCGACGCGTCTTTGAGCCGGCAGGAAGGGGAGGCAGCATGAAGTGGTTCCTGGTCTTCTGGTTGGGACCGATCGCCTTTCTGGGCGGCTGGTACTGGCTTTCCTACTACGACATGAACTTCGGCATCTTCATGCTGACGCGCCAGGTTCATGACCTGACCTTCCAGATTTACGGCGATGTGCTCGGCGTACCGCCAGAAACCATTCCGCCGCTTGTCGCGCGCGCGATCGCTGTCGACAGCCTCGTCGTCTTCGCCATCATAGGCTTTCGCAAGCGCAGCAAGCTCATTGCCTGGTGGAAGGCGCGTCAGGCCTCGAAATCGTCCGATCTGGCGAGCAGCGAGAGCCTGTCCAGCGCCCCCTGAAGAATGAAGCTGGCGGCGGCCGAATCGATCCGCCCGGCACGTTTGGCGCGCGACACATCCATCTCGATCAGCGCCCGTTCCGCCGCAACCGTGGAAAGCCGCTCGTCCCAATAGACAAAAGGCAGGGCCGTCTTTTGCTCCATGTTGCGCACGAAGGCTCTCGTCGCCTGAACGCGCGGACCGGCCGAGCCATCCATGTTCATCGGCAGCCCGATGACGAAACCGGAGACTTTTTCCTTCGCGGCAAAAGCAAGTAGCACTTCGGCGTCAATCGTGAACTTCTGCCGTTTGATGACCGGCCGCGGCGTTGCGAAGCGCCGCCCGAGATCGGACATCGCAAGGCCGATCGTCTTTGTGCCAAGATCAAGTCCGGCGATCGCCTGTCCGGACCGCAACACAGCCGCCAGTTCCTCGATCGTCAGCACCGTCATCGTCGTTCATCCCGTCAAAAGAAATTGAAGCATTGGCCGCTTTTCTTTGTGGCCATACCGGATATGTCCTTAGCATCCAATTCCGCTTTTGCATCACGTATTAAGGAGCGATTCCATGAAGATCACCTGGCTCGGCCATTCCGCCTTCCGCATCGAGACGAATGCGGCAAAGATACTGATTGATCCGTTTCTCACCCACAACCCGTCCTTCGCCGGTCAGGACATTAAGCAGGTTGCAAGCGGCATCACCCATATCCTCCTGACGCACGGCCATGGCGACCATGTCGGCGATACCATTTCGCTTGCCCGCGAGACGGGGGCCGTTGTGCTCGCCAATGCAGATCTCGCCGCCTGGCTCGGCTCCAAAGGCGTCGAGAGGATCGAGATGGGAAACACGGGCGGCACGGTTTCGCTCGGAAGTTTCACCGCCACCTTCACCAACGCGCTCCACTCCTCCGCCCAGATTACCGAGGACGGCGTCTCCCATGCGCTCGGCAATCCGAATGGCCTGATGCTGCACTTCGACGACGAGGCAAGCCTGCTCCACATGGGCGATACCGACATCTTCTCCGACATGGCGCTCCTCAATGAACTGCACCAGCCGGACATCGGCATCGTGCCGATCGGCGACCGCTTCACCATGGGCGGTGCCGTCGCAGCACTCGCCTGCCGGCGTTACTTCAATTTCAAGACCGCAATCCCCTGCCACTACGGCACCTTCCCGATCATCGACCAGACGCCGGATAAATTCGTCTCCGGAATGGAAGGCTCGAAGACGCAGGTGAAGGCGCCGAAGCAGGGCGAGACGCTGTCCATCTGAGCAAAACGCCGTTGCACTGGGCGGATATGGCCTTTATAGCGGGTGGGAAATTTCCCATTCGGAGAATGCCATGTCCGTCGATCTTGCCACCGTTAAGCGCGTCGCGCACCTTGCCCGTATTGCCGTTTCGCAAGAAGAGGCAAATCGCATGGTCGGCGAGCTGAATGGCATCCTCGGTTTCGTCGAACAGCTTTCCGAGGTGAATGTCGAAGGCGTCGAGCCGATGACCTCTGTCACGCCGATGGCGATGAAAAAGCGGAAGGACGAGGTCACCGACGGCAGCAAGGCCGAGGACATCGTCGCCAATGCGCCGGTCAGCGACCACAATTTCTTCCTGGTGCCGAAAGTCGTCGAATAAGCCCAGCGCTTTTTCCGACCACGTTGCCAATTCAAAAATCCGAGCGAACACGATGAGCGAACTCACCAGCCTGACCATTGCCGAATCCCGCGAAAAGCTGCGCGCCAAGGAGATCACCGCAACCGAACTGACGGAAGCCTATATTTCGGCTATCGATGCGGCCAACGACCGGCTGAACGCCTATATCAAAGTCACGCCCGATCTCGCCCGCGTCATGGCAAAGAAATCCGACGAGCGCATCGCCGCAGGCCAGGCCGGCGATCTCGAAGGAATCCCCCTCGGCATCAAGGACCTCTTTGCGACCGTTGGCGTCCACACCCAGGCCTGCAGCCACATCCTCGACGGCTTCGAGCCGCGCTACGAATCGACCGTCACCCAGAACCTTTGGGACGACGGCGCCGTCATGCTCGGCAAGCTGAACATGGACGAGTTCGCCATGGGCTCCTCCAACGAGACCTCGCACTACGGCGCGGTCATCAATCCGTGGCGTGCGGCGGGCTCGAACCAGCAGCTCGTTCCGGGCGGCTCTTCCGGCGGCTCGGCGGCGGCGGTTGCTGCCCATCTTTGCGCCGGCGCCACCGCCACCGATACCGGCGGTTCGATCCGCCAGCCGGCCGCCTTTACCGGCACCGTCGGCATCAAGCCGACCTATGGCCGCTGCTCGCGCTGGGGCACGGTCGCCTTCGCATCCTCGCTCGATCAGGCCGGCCCGATCGCCCGCGACGTGCGCGATGCCGCGATCCTGTTGAAGTCGATGGCAAGTGTCGATGCGAAGGATACGACCTCCGTCGACCTGCCGGTGCCGGATTACGAAGCCTCGCTCGGCAAGTCGCTGAAGGGCATGAAGATTGGCATTCCAAACGAATACCGCGTCGACGGAATGCCCGAAGAAATCGAGACCCTCTGGCAGCAGGGCGTCGCCTGGCTGAAGGACGCCGGCGCCGAGATCGTCAACATCTCGCTGCCGCATACCAAATACGCGCTGCCGGCCTATTACATCGTGGCTCCGGCCGAAGCCTCCTCGAACCTCGCCCGCTACGACGGCGTGCGCTACGGCTTGCGCGTCGACGGCAAGGATATCGTCGACATGTACGAGAAGACCCGCGCCGCGGGCTTCGGCAACGAAGTCAAACGCCGCATCATGATCGGCACCTACGTGCTGTCGGCCGGCTACTACGACGCCTATTACCTGCGCGCCCAGAAGGTCCGCACGCTGATCAAGCGGGACTTCGAACTCGCCTTCGACGCCGGCGTCGACGCTATCCTGACGCCCGCCACCCCGTCCTCGGCCTTCGGCATCGCCGACGAGAACCTCGCCTCCGACCCGGTCAAGATGTACTTGAACGACATCTTCACCGTGACGGTCAACATGGCAGGCCTCCCGGGCATCGCCGTGCCTGCCGGCCTCGACCACAAAGGTCTGCCGCTCGGCCTCCAGCTCATCGGCAAGCCCTTCGATGAAGAGACCCTCTTCAAGACCGCGCATGTCATCGAACAGGCCGCGGGCAAGTTCACGCCGGCGAAGTGGTGGTAACGGGCTCATCATCTGCAAAGTGACGGCTTCCGATAAGATGCATCTTGAGAGGTGCTCAGTCGTCAACAGCTGCGGCGCGAGGAGGCGTCATGGACAAGACAGATCTCGCGCCGTTGATCCAGGCATTCGACCGTCTCGCGGCCGGCGGTTTTCACATGGGCGCAGACTGGCAGGCCGTGCATGAAATCTGCCAGGCGAACGAGGGTGAAAAGCCCTTCGACTGGGGTCATGCCCTTTGCCATCGCATCGAAGGCGACGACTGGAATGCTGATTACTGGTACCGACGCGCGGGTAAGAGGCGCGCAGCCGGTACCGTGGCCAAAGAGTGGTCGGCGATGAGGGCCGAGCTTTCGGCGCAGCTCTAACATCGCCCCCAAGGCCACGCGCCGATCACGACATGCGGCTTGGATGGTGCTGCGAAACTATCGATTATCCTGCTCGGCTCTTACCAGCACCAAACCGCGCTCCGTGATGCGGTAGGGCTTACCGCTCGAAGATTTGATCGCCTTCTTCTGTTTGAGTTTGCGGAAGGTGATCAGGTCAAGGCCGGAGAATACCCAGCCTTCGCGGGTATAGAGCTGCAGTTTTTCGATCTTTTTCCTTTCGTCGCGTGTGATTTCGATGCGGCCGCCCTGGGCCAATAGGTGCAGAATGCGCTGCTCCGTGCGGGAAATGTCCATTTGAATGTTGATCCGGTCTTCGCGCCGAAAAAGCGCGTAAAAAAACGATCCGGCGTCAAAGGCGAGCGCCGGGGCTTCGTTTTTTTCTGGCCCATGCGCGCAAGCAGGCTTGCAGGCAGGGCCTTTAGCGGGTCTGAGAGTGGCTCAACATAAGGACTTGGTAGCTCGCCTCGAACAGGAGGTCAAGCAGGCGCCGGGCTTGCGAAAATCGGCTGATAACGATGGCGCGAGCGCGCAAATCATTGGAAAACCCACCGATTCGGTGTTCTACTGAAAGCGTTGAGCGGAGGTGCCATTGATCCACATTCGCAATGCCCGCGAGGGCGAAGCGGACCTTTTGAGTGAGATCGGCCTCAGAGCCTGGCAAAAGGCGATGACGGCAATGGGCGAGTCGGACGCGCTGCTGGATGCGGCGCGCAGTGCTTTCGTCAATTTTACGCAAGGCACATGGTTGACGATCACGGTGATCGAGCTCAACGGTATTGTTGCCGGCTGGGCGGCGCGCGAACACCTGGACGAGACAATATCCGATTTCTGGATCGATCCGGCCTATACCCGCCAGGGCCTCGGCTCTGCGCTTCTGGAAGAGATCGAAAAGGACATTGCCGAGCAGGGTTTCGCGAAGGCGGCAATGCAGACGCATTCGGGAAATACCGAGGCGATCAGCTTTTTCCAGAAACACGGTTACGCCATCCACTGGCTTTCAATCGCCTATAATCCGAAGCTCGACCGCGACGTACCATCGGTCGGATTGGCGAAGGACCTGGAAACCGAGGGCGACGGCATTTACGGGCCTGGCTCTAGCTTCTGACTGACGTGCCGAAAGCCTTGCACCGGCAGACCATTTCCTTTACCTCACCAGTTGAAAAGAACAGCCTCCAAAGAGCATCAAATGACCATTGTCGACGTTCGCACGCCTGATCCGAAACGCTTCATTCCCGGCGCCACCGGCGATTGGGAAGTCATCATCGGCATGGAAGTCCATGCGCAGGTGCTGTCGAATGCGAAGCTCTTCTCCGGCGCCTCGACGGAATTCGGCAAGCCGCAAAATTCAAACGTCTCGCTCGTCGATGCCGCCATGCCCGGCATGCTGCCGGTCATCAACGAGGAATGCGTCAAGCAGGCGGTGCGCACCGGCCTCGGTCTGAAAGCTCAGATCAACAAACGTTCGGTCTTCGACCGCAAGAACTATTTCTATCCCGACCTGCCGCAGGGCTATCAGATCTCGCAGTACAAGGATCCGATCGTCGGCGAAGGCACGATCGTCATTTCGCTTGGTCCTGACCGCCAAGGCCAGTTCGAGGATATCGAGATCGGCATCGAGCGCCTGCATCTGGAACAGGATGCCGGCAAGTCGATGCACGACCAGCATGCGACGATGTCCTACGTCGACCTCAACCGCTCCGGCGTCGCGCTGATGGAAATCGTCTCGAAGCCCGATATGCGCTCGTCGGACGAGGCGAAGGCCTACATGACGAAACTCCGCTCGATCGTGCGATATCTCGGCACCTGCGACGGCAACATGGACGAAGGCTCGATGCGCGCCGACGTCAACGTCTCCGTTCGCCGCCCCGGCGAGCCCTTCGGCACGCGCTGCGAGATCAAGAACGTCAATTCCATCCGCTTCATCGGCCAGGCGATTGAATACGAAGCCCGCCGCCAGATCGGCATCCTGGAGGACGGCGGTACGATCGATCAGGAAACCCGCCTTTTCGACGCGAACAAGGGCGAAACGCGCTCCATGCGTTCCAAGGAAGAAGCGCATGATTATCGCTACTTCCCCGATCCGGACCTGCTGCCGCTCGAATTCGACGATGGCTTCATCAAGGATCTTGCAGCCCACCTGCCGGAGCTGCCGGATGACAAGAAGGAGCGCTTCGTCCGCGAACTCGGCCTTTCGGTCTACGACGCTTCGGTGCTGGTCTCCGAAAAGGCGATTGCCGATTATTTCGAGGCCGTGGCCGAAGGCCGCGACGGCAAGACGGCTGCAAACTGGGTCATCAACGACCTGCTCGGCGCCTTGAACAGGACCGGCAAGGACATCGAAGAGACGCCGGTTTCGCCGGCTCAGCTGGGCGCGATCATCGATCTCATTAAGGCCGAGACCATCTCCGGCAAGATCGCCAAGGACCTCTTCGAGATCGTGCTCAACGAAGGGGGCGATCCGGTTGAGATCGTCGAAGCCCGCGGCATGAAGCAGGTGACCGATACCGGCGCCATTGAAAAGGCCGTCGACGAGATCATCGCCGCCAACCCGGATCAGGTGGCCAAGGCTCAGGCAAAGCCGACGCTTGCCGGCTGGTTCGTCGGCCAGGTGATGAAGGCAACCGGCGGCAAGGCCAATCCGCAGGCCGTCCAGGCGCTCGTCAAGACCAAGCTCGGAATCGAGGAGTAGGGCCGTGTATTTCGTGCGCACGGCAAGCGAGCGGGACCTCGACAAGGTCCGCGCCCTGCTGGTCGAGGCGTTTCGTTCCGCCTATGCCGATCTCTATGGCGAGGCGAAGGTAAGCGAGCTGATCGCGCACCTGTTTTCTCCGGCAGCGCTCCAGGCGCGGCTGGCGAAGAAGAACGCGGAATTCCTCGTCGCCGACAACGGCAAGGCCGTGGGCGGCATTGGCTATGCCGCCATGTCGGACGAGAGGACGAAGACGGTTATGCTGCATTTGCTTTACGTGCGGCCGTCGCTGCATCGCCAAGGCATCGGACGACAAATCTTCGCCGAGCTCGAGACCTGCTTTCCGGATGCAGAGATCATGCGTCTGGAGGTCGAGCCAAGGAACGAAAAGGCGATTGCCTTCTATCACGCGCACGGTTTTACCGACGCCGGCCGCAACGAAAACGACGGACCGGGCCAATCGGGGATCGCGACGCTGGTCCTCGAAAAGCAGCTCGACACCCATTGAACCGGTAACGATGGCCAAAGTTGAGATCCGCAAGGCACGCGAAGGCGGCCTTTCAGATAGGTGGCGACATGCGCTGCAACGCAACTGGTGCGCAGATGATCGAATTGATGTCGGCGATGCAAAAGGCCGCGGCCTTTTGCATCTGCAATTGATCTCCAAAACCAAGCGCCGGATGCGCATCGTTTCTCCAAGCGCCTCAGTTTCAAGCCGTCGCATTTGGGCTTCAAGATGCCCCTGAAATGAGGTTTCGCCGATGGGAATCGCTGGACAATCCAGCGTTCCGGCGGCATAAGCGAAGAACGAATTCCAGTCCCGCTCGCCTTCGGCAAGCACAAGGAAAAGACATGAAGAACCTTCTTTTGCAAATCTTCACCTGGTGGAACGGCCAGACGCTGGGCACCCGTTTTGCGACCTGGCGTTTCGGCAAGCGCGTCGGTGAGGATGAATTCGGCAACGTCTACTATGAAGGCGGCATGTCCTCCTACGGCCTGCCGAAGCGCTGGGTGATCTACAAGGGATATGCCGAAGCCTCCGCCATCCCCCCGGGCTGGCACGGCTGGATGCACCACCGCACTGATGTTCCGCCGTCGAAGGAAAGCTACGTTGCCAAGGAATGGCAGAAGACGCACCGTCCGAACCTCACCGGCTCTGCGCAGGCGTACCGCCCGCCGGGCTCGCTTGCCGTTGCCGGCGAACGTCCGAGGGTGACCGGCGACTACGACGCCTGGACGCCCGGCAACTGATGTCGCTCTGCCAGGCGAGCCGTCCGGCCCCGCTTTTGGCCACAATTGACCTTTACCCGCAGGTTGGTCGCAGGAACTGCGGCCTTGATCTGAAATGCGCTGGAGACGGGTAGATATGACGCTTTTCACGCGGAATCATGTCCTGCGTGCTGCCGGGTTTGCCCTGGCGCTTGGTTCTTCCTTCTTGCCGCAGGCGGCGTCTGCCGCACGCATCGACAATCCCGTTGCCGTCTTCTCCGGCCTCGACAAAATTACCGGCCGCATCACCACCTTCGACGTCTATGTCAACGAGACCGTGCAGTTCGGCGCGCTTCAAGTCACGCCGAAGGCCTGCTATTCGCGCGACCAGGCGGAAGCCCAGAAGATCGACGGGTTCGTCGAAGTCGACGAGATCACCCTCGACCGAAAGATCCGGCGCATCTTCACCGGCTGGATGTTCGCAGACAGCCCCGGCCTCAACGCTGTGGAACACCCGATTTATGACGTCTGGCTGAAGGACTGCAAGGCGCAGTCCGAGGTGCCGGCGCCCGAAGGCGCGGCGAAGTAGCGTTCCATGTCATGAGCAGCGTCGTAGCCATCCTCGTCCGTCGAGGCTACGCCGTATGGGCTTCCGCCAGCACCGATATTTTCCAAGCGCCGACGCCGTGAGAAGCCGTCACCCTGAGGCGAGAGCGAAGCGACCCTCAAAGGGCGAGGGCGGGCGCGGGAAAGACGCTTGCCGCAGCCTCAAAACTTCAGGTGCGGTGAATCCATCGCCGCGGCGAGCATCACCGCATAGTCGTCCTTGGGCACGTCGATGGCGCCGAAGGTCTTCAGATGCTCGGTGGTGAATTGCGTGTCGAGCAGGGTGAAGTCCCTGTCGCGCA
It includes:
- the gatB gene encoding Asp-tRNA(Asn)/Glu-tRNA(Gln) amidotransferase subunit GatB, whose amino-acid sequence is MTIVDVRTPDPKRFIPGATGDWEVIIGMEVHAQVLSNAKLFSGASTEFGKPQNSNVSLVDAAMPGMLPVINEECVKQAVRTGLGLKAQINKRSVFDRKNYFYPDLPQGYQISQYKDPIVGEGTIVISLGPDRQGQFEDIEIGIERLHLEQDAGKSMHDQHATMSYVDLNRSGVALMEIVSKPDMRSSDEAKAYMTKLRSIVRYLGTCDGNMDEGSMRADVNVSVRRPGEPFGTRCEIKNVNSIRFIGQAIEYEARRQIGILEDGGTIDQETRLFDANKGETRSMRSKEEAHDYRYFPDPDLLPLEFDDGFIKDLAAHLPELPDDKKERFVRELGLSVYDASVLVSEKAIADYFEAVAEGRDGKTAANWVINDLLGALNRTGKDIEETPVSPAQLGAIIDLIKAETISGKIAKDLFEIVLNEGGDPVEIVEARGMKQVTDTGAIEKAVDEIIAANPDQVAKAQAKPTLAGWFVGQVMKATGGKANPQAVQALVKTKLGIEE
- a CDS encoding GNAT family N-acetyltransferase, with product MYFVRTASERDLDKVRALLVEAFRSAYADLYGEAKVSELIAHLFSPAALQARLAKKNAEFLVADNGKAVGGIGYAAMSDERTKTVMLHLLYVRPSLHRQGIGRQIFAELETCFPDAEIMRLEVEPRNEKAIAFYHAHGFTDAGRNENDGPGQSGIATLVLEKQLDTH
- a CDS encoding NADH:ubiquinone oxidoreductase subunit NDUFA12; translation: MKNLLLQIFTWWNGQTLGTRFATWRFGKRVGEDEFGNVYYEGGMSSYGLPKRWVIYKGYAEASAIPPGWHGWMHHRTDVPPSKESYVAKEWQKTHRPNLTGSAQAYRPPGSLAVAGERPRVTGDYDAWTPGN
- a CDS encoding DUF2155 domain-containing protein, which translates into the protein MTLFTRNHVLRAAGFALALGSSFLPQAASAARIDNPVAVFSGLDKITGRITTFDVYVNETVQFGALQVTPKACYSRDQAEAQKIDGFVEVDEITLDRKIRRIFTGWMFADSPGLNAVEHPIYDVWLKDCKAQSEVPAPEGAAK
- a CDS encoding GNAT family N-acetyltransferase, encoding MIHIRNAREGEADLLSEIGLRAWQKAMTAMGESDALLDAARSAFVNFTQGTWLTITVIELNGIVAGWAAREHLDETISDFWIDPAYTRQGLGSALLEEIEKDIAEQGFAKAAMQTHSGNTEAISFFQKHGYAIHWLSIAYNPKLDRDVPSVGLAKDLETEGDGIYGPGSSF